The Candidatus Nitrosoglobus terrae genome segment ATGTCCCCACTCATTCAAGCCGACATTAGGGAAGATCATGAAGGGTCCCATTGTCAACATTAAATACGATACAGACCAGCTTTTAGCAAAATAAGGAATCCGAGTCTTAGCGTAAGCAAATGATCCCAACCCCACCATTACATAGATTGGGTAGCTCATATAGAACTCAATAATATGGCTCGGGGTAAAATCAGTATCACGAATAACGGTCTGATGCCATGCGCCATCTTGCTCAGTGAAGAAGCTAGCACCCCAAAATAAACCAATACCATAAATTACCCACCACATATATAGGGTACAGTAGCGGCGTAATTCCTCACGAGGGGCAACTCTATCTATATCCCGATCACGAGTTTTCCACAGGTAGGTAAGCAGGGCAGCAAGTGACCCAAACTCTATAACTAA includes the following:
- a CDS encoding methane monooxygenase/ammonia monooxygenase subunit C is translated as MAATSRAIARGHAQVVDEPLFAWSGMWLAAAGFFVFYIGVRWYEGVYGWKYGLDSFAPEFETYWMNLLYAELVIEFGSLAALLTYLWKTRDRDIDRVAPREELRRYCTLYMWWVIYGIGLFWGASFFTEQDGAWHQTVIRDTDFTPSHIIEFYMSYPIYVMVGLGSFAYAKTRIPYFAKSWSVSYLMLTMGPFMIFPNVGLNEWGHTFWFMEELFVAPLHWGFVFFAWFILAMFGVFMQVQPRIRELIGREFQQSADYAR